The DNA sequence ACCCTTATATAAAGAAATTTACTCTAGTAGAGGATGCCCCCTAAAGTTTCAAAAGGTTTGGAACATATGACTAGAGTCTGAAACGACAACTGTAGAACGAGAAGACCCTGCAGGACTACCGATCTGATTAGATTTCACATATGAGATGATGGTTCCTCTGACTGTTCCCCTGGGGGTGCATTCTGACTGACCACGTGCCTATAACCACCCACTTTGTTGTAGACTTTCTTGGGTGATACCTGTCGTATATCACATATCTATGTAAATTGCTGAGCATTACACTTATCCTGTTATTTTTAGCAGCAAGCTATGGGGTTGTTTTGTTGTTTGTTGAACTAGTTTAGGCAGTAGTTAAGGTATGGTATGCCTTGCCTAATGTTTTATACACCTTGAGCCGGGaaatgcccagaggctctgttatataacttttctttttctgaaataaataaaaagaatttttaaaaaatgtagcctTTCCTTGGTAAATACTACTTTGCCATTCAAATGCATGCATTTGTGTTTAAATAGCAAACTCGAAATGCCAATTGGCATGTGCCCTTTTCTGGTTCCTTAAGAAATGCATATTTAGGCACACTGCTCAACTGCTAACAGGAAAGTGTAGGTAATCCTATGAACATAGAAGTAGTACCATGACTGTCTGACTGATTATCTATTTCTGTGACATCACACAGACTTAGCTCATGTGAGGTTATAAAATACAACTGGAACACAGTCTGTAGGCAGGATGAGCAATATGAGCCAAAGCTGTGATCTTATTGGCCATACTAAAAGTTGTTAGTTTTGATACATGGGGCCAACAGATGGCCACTCGTGCTCTGTGACATGTAGGAGAGAAGCTGGTTTCCAATCAAAGCCATTTCATGCTAgcagtgcccaaaaaaaaaaaaaattcccaaggcCACAgtcacatattttttggtttaaaaGATGACCATGATCCAAGTTTTGTCATACCCGCACAAGTCCTAGTAGTTTCATGTTCTAGTGCCTTACAACAAAAGCCCACCAAAGCTGCAATAAATGTAAGATATATTACCGTGCAATAGGTGCCTTGAGAATTTAGGCAAGTCTGGACATAGTAAATGGCCACTAAACATGAAGCACAAAATACATTTCACAATAAGAAAACTATTCTGAATTAGACCTCACCAGGAAAAACATTGGGTATTATCCTACCTTGATTTCTTTGACATTGGGATTCCACTCTCCCATGCTTTCCATGTTGTCCACCAGTTCTCCATAGACTCTATCCAGAGGCTTTTCCACAACCGCCTCAAGCTTAAAGACCTTTCCGATGTCTGGCAAGTGCTTACTTAATACTTTATCTCCATTTTCCTTTAAAAGAATAATAAACATTCAGTTGGTTGGAATAAATACAAAGATTAGTTTGATAAAGGCTGTGTCAGAAAGAACACTGTGTACTTTTTCCAGAAATGAGTGTCAGTATTTATTGACAGATGTATATCTACATAGTTTAGACACTTGCAAAGGTGCCTTGATGCAGAAGTCTGGCTTACAAGCCAGACTTTTCTGGcaatacttctcttgtgggtcacagcactaacttttgctctcctgtgacacAGAATTAGCTGGCATCaggctatagcccgctgtcagctgacatcacagaaccactccaggctctggaaggatcctgaccatattgttgagatccacccagctgcctgattgacggCTGGCTTTGGCTCTGGCGTCAGTATTTTAATCACTGACCTCGAGCAAGTAAGAATCAAATTTGGTCAGAGTAAAGTCAGGTCAGTGACCCCCACAGTGTTGGATCCAGTAAATCGTCAAGAAAGTCTAGCAAGGTGAATTTTAAGAAGTAGGTCAGCAGTGACCGCTTACATGAAACTTTACCGACGGGTGTCCTTTAATGTAGAGCATTTCCCTCCTACTCACACAGTGCTTGCTGAAGTCTGTGTGATTCACATCTATATAGAGCCCATGTGAAATAAACAAAGTGAGTCAGAATCTCTGACATACTTTTGTATTAATTTTCTGCTCACTTTTCATAAATCCTCCTTTCCCAATAGTGTGTCctttttaattttgtgcttttaattaaacaaaaaatatggactttcagttggagagctggaggaaacatcaatggactacaagtgcactgtTTACCACacttccattgagaactacaagtccatctgatCTCTGTGAATAATAGACACAGCTATGGGGGAGATCCATTTGCACCCTAAATACAGTTGTAATGTATCATGGTGCAaaaggtggagttaccctttaaagtccaTGTAAAACATCTAATTTTTTAATCTAAGAATAATAAATAGGCATTTTCAATACAAGTTGGCATGTTAAacgtttacatttttaaaaatataaccCTTTCTTCACAGTTAATGTATAAAGGAAACTGTATTTTTACTGCACTTTGCTATCAGTactggaggaaggggaggggggtgcaagACTGGGATTTTATATGATTTAATTAGGCTCCTGTAGTTGTCAATCTACGGGGCTGTGGATGGAGCTGGGTACGGCTATCCACTTACAGGGCTGTCAAGAGTACCAACAGTTAAGCAGCTATGGCAGCACCTTCTCAAAGAAAGTACCTATCCTATGGTTccactggcaggatcaataggtatttaCAAAATATTCTGTTAGTACTTGTATGGGCAGCCTATAGTGCATATGCAATTTTAGTGTTTAATTATTAATTGTGTAATttatatattgtccaaatgttaGCTGATCAAAAATTATAAAACTTGGCTTACCGCCACAATCTCTACTTTCCATCCATCCTGCTCTCCAAGGATGCTCATTGACTTCTTTAGTGCCTCCTGTCCCTGTTTGATGTAGGATATCTCTGCTTCATTAAAGACTTTTTCTTCAAGCCTCGAACCTGATGgaaataaatattcataaatcCACAAACAACATTGCTGATGTTGATGAATGGGCACTCAATAAAAGGTGGTTCCAGCTCAAACACAAGAATACTTTCTGTTCAGTTATGAATGATGGTAAACATAAGAGCGATTGATGGACTTACTCAGTAAGGAACTCCTTCTTCGAACTTGGTTTATCCATTGACTGGGCCCAGGTCCAACCAGAGCAAGTTTCTCCAGTTCATGTGAGAGAGCTACAGCGGCTGTCCTCCGTAGACCTAAATAATGAATGCAGCAAGCATACATTAATGGGTTATGAACAATATTACTGAATCTAATCTGACATATCGAAATAAACCTGCAGGAATACACATTTTGTATTTAATTATTGCTGCACgccaggcaaactgctaaatacacagttgCAGTGCTTCTATGAGAGCTGTTTAAGCTGTAAAGGGATTTGTAAATCTTTTTTCATCCAGTCTTGTTATACAAGAAGGCAACATTGCCAGACAGTAGGACAGGTCTTTGTTGATTATTATACTGTAGTAAAAactcaaagtgatattaaaggtaatttaaaaaaaaaaatgacaaacctgttatactcccctactctgtgtaatggttttgcacagagcagccctgatcctcctgttcTTGGGGTCCCCaccagcgcttctggctcctcttcttctcccagcttgctatgggggcactcgtgcatgcccgCTCCCGAGCCAAGCTCGAAGCATGGCTCCTCCCCCGGgtttctcctcactggctgtgattgacagaggtgggagccaatggttcccgctgctgtctctcGGCAAATGAGAAgacagagacccaggagagcagctGCGGGGAGTGCTGCATACTGAAAAAAACTACAGCCTGGGCACATAACTtttcatttataaatatttattgatagccacaaaggatatcaaTTCATGCTATGTGCACTAAAAGCCTTTGGAAACCTTGTTATTAAATTATTGGCAAAATTGGCAGCGacatctgctgtttactttcagtttctaaggactacatttcccatggtaccttgttacctacaagcagtgattcctgtactgactctgcctcctctcAGAACCTCTGTAGCTCCCAAGGCAGGATCTGTGAAAtgcgtgacacagcagtgcctactctcAAGGAATACCTTGTCTCCGCCTCCTTGtaatgggtggggcctgctgggtcacTCCCTCTGTTCTCTGCTATGTACAATGcagggatgatgtcactgctacttctaCATGGCACACAAAGTGGAATTATATCTTCTGTGGTTATTAAGTAAtttatttaaatgtaagtttaaCATTAGCTATAAATGTTGCTCTTTAATAAATAGCACAAAAAAGCCCAAAACATTTGAAAGTCtttgtccagttttttttttagttctatttCTGCATGTTTGACTGTTGCAGAGTTCCACTCAATTCCTGTCTGGTGGaaccattgtcagcaggacaggaagtgagaataaatctctttaacctccctggcggtattcccgagtgtggctcgggggttaaatttcagtaccattagcagtaaccccgagccacacttgcgATTGCATCTcaggtgcaggttacttaccttgtcaccaggatcctgcgaagtgtcgatcccccccgctgtgtctgcaggctgtgtcctccgcccgatgcctctgcgacgcacgggggcggggCCCGGTGACCGGtgacaaattcaaaaagtacagcattcataacacatacagtaaactgtaatcttacagattacattaatgTATGAAATCTATTCACCTCCCTTTTGTCGCTAGTGCTTTGttcaatgccctgcatgcacttttatattatatatactgtgctttctgcctggaaacttgagaatgtccatggcaaacaaaaagtgtccttttacgtcAAAAGTAGGTTTAGATCAGCTAGataacagcgatagtaaattagaacacttgcaaaattgagtgatagtgaatcgtggggaaattcgttttattattattatattattattatttataattatttatagttatttattatactataatttatgattttgtgtttcaaactttatcaaacccgggatgtctgctagactctcgtttggacagatttaagtgacttattcctaagaattacaggcctacaatataaaacaccaaatttctatgcaaaacaatgtaccgctttgagatgcaaaattCTGACCGAATCATACCGACAGGGTGGCTACCACAGCCCCAGATAGCATTAAAAATCTGACAGGTCCTTCCAGATTCCATGCAAAACTAAAAAAGATGATTTTGACTTGACATGCACTTTGAAGAAGTGCTCAAACCCCCAGCATAATACTACGAAACCATGACAATAATGATAATAGCATACTTACCAACATTATGGTCTTGGATCCTGGGACACTGTTATCCCCATCCAAGAATATGCCTTTTTTCCTGCCCATTTTCTAAATGGGTGTGTCCAAATAAAGCCCACATTATGAGTTGTCCCTGCCTCTAAGTATGAATgcccccccacaattttttttaattacagctgGGTATGTGCAGTAACTCAAATGTGGTTGGTGCTGTGATCCTGGAACATGGCCTGGGGCACAACATTGGCAGAACAGAGGGCCAAGAAGCCACTAATAGGGGCATATAGTTATACTGCTAGAAGAACGACACCTCTGCGCTGGAtcacatgtatatatacgtgatcctgctcTTCTGGGTAGAATGCGCGCTGCCTGCAGCACGCTCCCGCTGTGATCATGCatagcgggagcccagcggtgggcaccacggactcgatgtctgccggcacccgccgatcatccagCACAGAACTGCaatatgcttatgtaaacaaggcagatcaccattctgacaggagggaaggcatggctcctgtgtctctgcaaagcaggaacaaaggatctatgccttcccctagtgaaagcacctgtttagaaaaacacttgctaggaacatagttaaccctttgattgcccctgattatcccagccagtgacattagtacagtgacagtgcatattttttagcactgatcactgtatttgtgtcactggtccccaaagagtgtcaattagtgtcagaatgtctgccacaaCATCGCAGTGCTGCTATAATTTGCTTTATCTTGGTCAAATCTTTTTACATCTTTAATTTGACCTATAATCTGTGCAATTTAGTTCAAATCAAACTGAAATTGTTGTTTAgtgatgaaaataaataaaaaataaaataacgtgGTCTCATAGGTGTACACATCCTCTTATAATTAGGGATGCGGCCGTGTTCAGAATCAACCAATCACATTCAAATTGATGCCAAATagtagtacacacctgccatcaatgAAAGTGACTCTGATTAAGCCCAAGTTCCGCTGTTCTAGTAGGATTTACTCAGTTgcctcctacagcaaaagccatgaacAAAAGCTTACAAAGCATCAAAGGGATCTCATTCttgaaaggtatcagtcaggagaaggtgcAAAAAAATTTCCAAGGCGTTAGATATGCCATAAGAGACAGTGAAGACAATCATCAACGAGTGGAGAAAAATATTGCACAACAGTGACCTTACCAAGAAATGGACGCTCCTCCAAAAGAAAACTGCCCTGGGAGGCTACCAAGtgtcctacagcaacattaaagtggtagtaaatcttGGTAAAACAAAACTGACCCCCTGCAGGCTcatgtcataatgtgttagtacgcaccgcatactagcatattatgagagACTTGCCCAAAAATGGTTccatgctgtcactgctgacagggattACATTTTCACTCGGTCTGCCTTCCAGGTTCGTGGTCTCTGGCCATTTGTATGGttgagccgtgatgacgtcactcccgccacACCAATGGATGGTGTCCATTGGGAGCACAGTGAGCAATGCGCcagtgcacgtttagaagatattcactgtacctacaggtaagccttattataggtatacCTATTACCTTATTATAAGGTattaccttattataggcttacctgtaggcactagATAAAAAacggagtttactaccgctttaaaggagATGCAGGAATTTCTGGCAAGTACTGGTTGTGAATCACATGTGACCGCAATCTCCCATATTTTTTATATGTCTGGTCTGTAGGGTAGAGTGGCGGGACTGAAGCCTTTTCTTACTAAGAAAAACATACAAGCCtggccagggctgctgttaggctgtatgggccccatgatttctatctgACAGGCCCCctccaaaaaatattaaaattatattttcattaaaaaaacacaaatcgcccTGGACCCCCCACGTTCTTTCTCCTTCACCACCACGAGATTCCAAGCAAGATCTATAGGAAATCCATCTTGCCTCTCCTGCTCACAGCAGCAAAGAGCTGCATCCCACTGTACTGGAAGCAGACACAGCCACCGGCGGTAGCCGTGTGATTGAAAAAAGTAGTCGAAATTAATGCAATGGAGGACCTGGTGGCCACGGATAGGTGCCTCCGTGAGAAATTTCTCAAGAAGTGGTTTTATTGGCACAAGTTAGTTTATTCTGATCAGCATGCAGAGTTGGTGACTTAACTCCCCTGGGAGCTGGGAATAATGGAAAGGCTCCCCAGATGTGGCTTGAAGGTGCTGGCTGGtggttgcccccccccctcctcccctctctttcttcccccctcttttttgttaCTTTTGCTATTGCTCTCCTTTGTTGCTTGGCCCTTTGGGTCATACCTGCTCTctcgatcttttaaaaaaaaacaaaaaaatggtgttaACCGTAAAAAACTGTGCGGGATACGGAGACTTTAGTCCTTGAAGCCCACTGTCTGATCTGCACTTCATATGTTTAACCAATGATGACAATGTGATGAGGCCTTATATGTGGAGATGATCCACTGTATGTTGTTGAGGTTTCTGTATCACGTATGCCTTATTGAAATAaaggattgttaaaaaaaatataaatcattatTTTTGGGCAGCAGGGGGAGTCGAATCCTGGACAGGGAAGGTGATCTAtgaggcatggggggggggcacttacaggaaccaatcccctgtgtgtctctccctgcagcagctgaaagccaagtGGAGGGTGAGAAAGAGAAGCCACTTTTTagttgctgcagggagagacacccaTGGGATCAGTTCCTCTAATTGCCTCCCCTGTTTTAACGATCACCCCCTCTACTGCCCAACCAGCCCCCCTCCCTGCTGGTGctacccccttatcagcggccctgagcctggctacattttgcaaaaacccACATCAAGTCTgcatgtgttatggtctgatgagaccaagattgaacaTTTTGTCCACAATTTCAAAACGCTGGCGCAAAACCAACACTGGGCATCACCAATAAAAACATCATAcccatagtgaagcatggtggtggcagcattatattTTATAGGCTATTTTTCTTCCGCTGAACTGCTAAAAAGCTGAAGATGAAGAGGAATTtcacctttcagcatgacaatgacccaaagcatacatccaaatcaacaaaggaatggcttcaccagaagaagatcaacgttttggaatggcccagccagagcccagacctgaatccaattgaaaatctgtgagaTGACCTGAAgatggctgtgcacaggagatggccTCACAATCTGACAAATGCGGAGCACATTTGCAAGGAAGAGTTGGCAAAGATTCCCAAGGTAAGTTGTACCATGCTGATAGATTTCTACTCAAAAAGATGGAATGTTTTAAGTAAGACCCATTATGGTACCCACTCTATAAGGTAAAAAATGCTGATAAGTCACTTGCCAATTAAAGCGTgtataaacccaagaacaaaaatgtgttgcagcttaccagtccttagttgtggtggctgcatttattttcttttttatgcttcatctgttattttcacctagtgatcctgccaataaTACATTTcccatcctagggtgacaacattcactCCCTACTGTATCTGTAGAGCAGCAGATTTTTCactctaggacaggactacagaacgcCCTCTTTCCTCTGCATAGTGCAGGCAGAAAGCGCAGGAAGCTTCCAGattacaagatttctggcaggatcaacagaaatTTTGgttcacttatcaaacagatataccaTTTATCAAACAGATGTTAAAACccttaaagagcaaataaaaagtTCACTGTTGAGGGTCTATATAAATGTTAAGTGAACCTcctacaaaatatatatttaactAAGCCCAGATAGagtaaaggtggccatagatggattgaaattcagctggttcagcaggggcaATATGAATCTCGATCCatcaatggctcttcctgctaGAGAGCAGTTGATATGATCGGCTTTTCTCAAACGGaaatgttggaaatttttcattTGATCAGCAATGCAGCCgatcctgctgtcagaatataatagcacaGCAGGAAAGATTGGGGGATCCCTTTGTTTCTTTTGATCAGCTGGCTATATGAAAAAAAGATCAATATTTGGCCAGCTTAAGTTAGGGAGAGGTTCAGCATCTGAGTATTTTCCTCCTTAGGATCTATCtctaaatttggtaaaaaaaagttcccaacatttttttacattaccaTGTTACACAAAGGACTTGTTACTCTAATGCAATAAACAAAGCAATAAACTTTCTATATTCAGTCATGGTTCTAAACACAATAGAACAATACAACTACAGTAATACATTTTGGATttcgagcataattagttccggaaacatgcttgtaatccaaagcactcttttatatcaaagcgaatttccccataggagataatggaaactcagatgattcgttccacaaccatttattcataagtccttcagtttatagtccatataaaaagattatagcaatgtgatagattgtgtaaccataaaatgtccatcttcaaatggaagcctccacaaggggattagaagcaaaatccagcaggagctacagagtataaaagagaagagaggcacctctaagtgtagcaatatggttacatttaatgaaggtacaacatttagaaattcacatggttgatgattaaaagaggcacatctaagtatgcaggcatctggggtaaagctgtccacgtagACCATCCCCCataccgccggctctcaccgctgtcagtctgcaatcgtgaccgggaagactaccctgcagtagagagatctgaaagcgagacttgaaccgctcgtggatcgcagagtggaagggatgacgttgatggcggtgcagagggcggtctatgtggacaactttaccccggatgcctgcatacttagatgtgcttcttttaatcatcaaccatgtgggttgctaaatgttgtaccttcattaaatgtaaccatattgctacacttaaaggcttctctttttctcttttatactcagttgtaatgtgacgctacttgtatatcaagacagcgcttgtttatcaagtcaaaatgtataaaaaaaatttgcttgtcttacaaaatgctcttaatccaaggttttactgtacatctaTAGTGTGTAAAATAGGTCTAAAGGGAAATCTTTTTACTATTaccagaattgaaaaaaaaaaaattttaccagaaataataaaatataattttgaaACCACACAATGGCAGATTAGTTGGCTAGTCCCTTTTGCAGGTTAGTTGACTGAGTTTTATGGCAATACATCACCTGTCATGTTGCGTAGATGTCGGTATGATATCCCAGCGCATAGCTTGAATGTAGCAGGTAGCATGTTTTCAATGAATGAAATATATACCCAGTAGAGGAAGGTAGTGTGAGCTGGTGATCACCGGTTATGTATTTGGTGTTGGTGGTTAGGCGCTATTTCCAGGCTCTCTGTAGATGGTCAGTATCTCTAAGCTCACACTGTATGGGCTGTCTCCTGTTGGTCTAGGTGAATAGGACCAGTGACAGGGTGAATATCTGAGCTCTTGGTCGATgtgatctgcactgatgggcatgctcCGGAATTCTTTTTAAATCCTCCAGTGTGAAGGATGGCGTGCTGTAATGACACAGATAAGGACACAACATCATTTACTGGAGGCCAGTGGGAGCAAGGACAAGAGCTACACAAACATGTCAGCTGATGATTAAGACCTGATACAACACATCAAGGCAATGATGAAGCAACAGCCATTATTACATTAACCCTATCTAAGGCAATTCATAAAATACTGTACTAGAACTGTGCAAAACATTACAAAAAATCTTTTAAAGTGAGGAAAGTTCTTCTTGTCTTATCATAAGGGACTAAAATGACTGGTGTGTTTTTATAAGAATAGttacgtatttaaaaaaaaaagtcagaaaatcgCGATAGCCTTTGTTGGAGGACAGCCGTGGTGCATTTAGATTATGTTGAATATAAACTGAACTGGTTTATGGTGAATGATAAACTCACCTGTACCCTCCATAATAATATAACTAAATTTTACAAAATGTGGGACCCCTGGATTCAGTACATCTCTCCTGTGACCTGAAAGTGGATGGACCTTCTTATCACTTAGGCTACTGGGACACcccctcttctctttcttttctttcctctttttctaACCTCTTCTCCCTTTTCTGTTGGATTTGAGCCGACTATATCCTAATAGACATTGAGTGTGCAGTGGTGCCTTAGGGGCACTTTTTTAAAGGAAAGGAGCACctatggtctccaaactgtggccaaatgtggtcctttgcttgcttttatctggcccttggggaaatatttcatcctctgacaccaacaatattggacaattcctcccaatgacaccaacaatggggcatagttcctcccaatgacaccaacgattgggcacaGTTCCCCccagtaacaccaatgatggggcatgattcttcccacccaatgatactaatgatggggcacaattcctcttactGACATCAAAAAAAGgatcattgtttactcccactgatgctgggacattttctccTTTCAATGGCCAcattccggcccccctaaagtctgaaggactgtaaactggccctttgtttagaaagtttgtaaACCCCTTACCTATACTTTTATTGTCACATTAGAGCTTAGGGATTATAGCCAGAggattcgctattgtcttcctgactctcctcccggccaatcccggctcaggaagcaggtcctgagacctgactggccaagaggagaagcgatcctattggccaccgaggaggaggaaggaggagacgcaggggaagccgcgccaccgcgaggaagaggaagaagcccatgacctagatggggtaagtgcggggactGTTCAAATGATCAACCGCCCGGGGGGGGCTGGGGACCCGAccaaccggagggggggggggggtttggggtggacGGATTgctgccgctccccccccccccaaaaaaaaaaaatataccaccagccgccactgcttggcCCTGTTAGACCTTGATAGGTTCTAGTCTATACCCTGCACATGCTATATGATGGGTGCTTTTACTAATGTGATGTTTGACCTGCTCACAGGGTGCGCTTTATAGGAATAAAACTTGCCACTGGCAACTACATAACGCACCCTTCTCTATTCATAGGAGGTGTTCACTTGTGCTCAGTTATATGTTCTTTGTTCTCTTTGTAACCACAACATTTATGGAACATATGCTTTGTACTGTTGAAgtataaaaaaagtttgaaaatttgATACATTTTAATTTCATGCAAAAA is a window from the Aquarana catesbeiana isolate 2022-GZ linkage group LG03, ASM4218655v1, whole genome shotgun sequence genome containing:
- the STAR gene encoding steroidogenic acute regulatory protein, mitochondrial, with the translated sequence MLPATFKLCAGISYRHLRNMTGLRRTAAVALSHELEKLALVGPGPSQWINQVRRRSSLLSSRLEEKVFNEAEISYIKQGQEALKKSMSILGEQDGWKVEIVAENGDKVLSKHLPDIGKVFKLEAVVEKPLDRVYGELVDNMESMGEWNPNVKEIKILQRIGNDTVITHEKAAETAGNIVGPRDFVSVRCNKRRGSTCILAGMSTRFGGMPEQKGYIRAENGPTCMVLHPVLEDPSKTKLTWLLSIDLKGWLPKSIINQVLSQTQVDFAKHLRSRVAMSSNVSLC